The following coding sequences lie in one Methylotenera versatilis 301 genomic window:
- a CDS encoding DUF6988 family protein translates to MTVEQEYQRQVELAEWIDDNFKIELPADEKSLIAIGCFDITIEHHAAICVLIKAGIYASLFALLRSIFESCARGLFVNYSATDKEINLFKKDSLKIEFKELVSRIEQSIDANGSVLSQLHKSSWKFFNSFTHTGFQHITRRHKHGITGSVNYPEQEIIQALKSSGSLALISAGELAVLSGKQDLVNATLDKMLDYAKH, encoded by the coding sequence ATGACTGTTGAACAAGAATATCAAAGGCAAGTTGAACTTGCTGAGTGGATTGACGATAACTTTAAGATTGAGTTGCCTGCTGATGAAAAGTCATTAATTGCAATAGGCTGTTTTGATATAACAATAGAGCATCATGCTGCGATTTGTGTATTAATAAAAGCTGGAATTTACGCCTCACTGTTTGCGTTGTTACGTTCCATTTTTGAGAGCTGTGCTAGGGGATTGTTTGTTAATTACAGTGCAACAGACAAAGAAATTAACTTGTTCAAAAAAGACTCATTAAAGATTGAGTTTAAAGAGTTAGTATCTCGCATTGAACAAAGTATTGATGCAAACGGGAGTGTCCTTTCACAGCTACATAAGTCTTCTTGGAAATTTTTTAACAGTTTTACCCATACAGGTTTTCAACATATTACTAGGCGTCACAAACATGGGATAACAGGTTCGGTAAATTATCCAGAACAGGAGATTATCCAAGCTTTAAAGTCAAGTGGAAGTCTTGCACTAATTTCTGCTGGAGAACTTGCAGTTCTATCAGGTAAGCAAGACCTGGTAAATGCTACATTAGATAAAATGCTTGATTATGCTAAGCATTAA